In Arachis stenosperma cultivar V10309 chromosome 1, arast.V10309.gnm1.PFL2, whole genome shotgun sequence, one DNA window encodes the following:
- the LOC130977536 gene encoding uncharacterized protein LOC130977536 has product MRVVGTNKAGNIFNGMKFADWLLSIGDGTLGDNLHGESIVCIPEHLILPSDSFQFKDLVDFVYLDLLADISNMGSMESELTAMCPDILNSINYFGIPPHVLVLKIGSPIMLLRNIDQSNGLCNGTRLQVRKLGNHVIECSILIGSKAGEVVLIP; this is encoded by the exons ATGCGAGTTGTTGGTACCAATAAAGCTGGTAATATATTTAATGGCATGAAATTTGCAGATTGGTTGCTTTCTATTGGCGATGGAACACTTGGTGATAACCTACATGGTGAGTCAATTGTCTGCATTCCAGAGCATCTCATATTGCCAAGTGACTCATTTCAGTTCAAAGATTTGGTCGATTTTGTCTACCTTGATCTATTGGCTGATATATCAAACATGG GTAGTATGGAATCTGAGCTTACAGCAATGTGTCCAGATATATTGAATTCCATAAATTACTTTGGTATCCCTCCACATGTATTGGTGTTAAAAATTGGTTCTCCGATTATGCTTTTAAGAAATATTGATCAATCAAATGGATTATGCAATGGAACTCGCCTTCAAGTTAGGAAACTCGGTAACCATGTCATCGAATGCTCAATACTTATAGGAAGCAAGGCAGGTGAAGTCGTTTTGATTCCTTGA